GGAGTCCGCCGTAACAAGCTCAGGGTGGGCTTCCTCCAGCTCTTTTAAGCGGCGGAGCAAGGCGTCATACTCGGAATCAGATATTTCAGGGTTGTCCTGAACGTAATACAGCTGGTTATGGCGGTTTATCTCGCGCCTCAGGTTTTCTATTTCCGTTCGGGGGGAAAACATATCTTCCATACAGGTTATTAGTATATCACAGCCCCTGTTTAGAGCAAGTACAAAAGTACAACCGTTCACGTTTGAAAGGGGCTTGCGTCAGACGCCGTTCTAAGTTAAACTAAAACCAGATTTTGGAAAGAGGGAGCTAGAAAAATGGCTGAAGTTCGGGCTTTTCACGGATTACGTTACAACCCTATGTTTGTAGATGATATGGCAGATGTTATCTGTCCGCCTTATGACATTATCAGCCCTGAACAGGAAAAAGCCCTTAAAGAGCGCAGCCCTTACAACTATATACGGCTGGAATACAGCCAGCCCACCCCCCAGGACAATATTGTAGATAACCGCTATACCCGTGCCGCCGCCATCTTGGAAAAATGGATTGGCGAACGGGTAATGACTGCCGAAAAGAAAGCGGCTATATACATACATGACCATTACTTCAGTGTGTTCGGCAAACAGTATAAAAGGCGGGGCATTATTGCCAGAGTGCGACTTGAGGAATGGGACAGGATGGTTATCCGCCCCCACGAAGGCACACTTTCCGAACCTAAAAGGGACAGGATTAACCTCATTTCAGCCGTCCGTGCCAATACCAGCCCGGTGTACGGGCTGTATCAGGATATAGAAAAAAACGTAAGCAGGCTGCTTGAGCTGCAAACCGAAAGCAAACCGGTTGTCAGCATGAATATTGAAGGCGAACGCCATGAGCTTTGGGTGGTAACTGATGAACCAGCCATATCCAAAATAACGGCTTTATTTGACAAGAAACCCATCTATATAGCTGACGGCCATCATCGTTATGAAAGCGCCCTGACCTACAGGCGGGAACGTCTGGCCGGAAACCCCCAGCTCCCCTCTGATGACCCGGTTAATTTTGTAATGATGACCCTGGTAGACTTTGCTGACCCCGGTCTGGTAGTTTTGCCGGCGCACCGCCTGCTGGGCGGGATGGACGCAAGTACTTTGTCAAATCTACAGACCAAACTGGCATCGTTCTTTGATGTTACTACCATACCGGCCAAACTGCCTGGTGCTTGGGATACTCTGGATAAAGCCCTGAAAGAAGAGGGTAAAATCCGCCTGGTTATGTATGGTTTGGGCGGCACAGAAAACTTCACGTTGCTGACCCTGCGTGAGATTGAGACTGCCAGTAACCTTATGCCGTATTTCCATTCTGATATCTATAAGAAGCTGGATGTGAGCGTACTTGACCATATTATCCTTGAGGAGCTGATGGGGCTTAAAACGG
This sequence is a window from Dehalococcoides mccartyi 195. Protein-coding genes within it:
- a CDS encoding DUF1015 domain-containing protein, giving the protein MAEVRAFHGLRYNPMFVDDMADVICPPYDIISPEQEKALKERSPYNYIRLEYSQPTPQDNIVDNRYTRAAAILEKWIGERVMTAEKKAAIYIHDHYFSVFGKQYKRRGIIARVRLEEWDRMVIRPHEGTLSEPKRDRINLISAVRANTSPVYGLYQDIEKNVSRLLELQTESKPVVSMNIEGERHELWVVTDEPAISKITALFDKKPIYIADGHHRYESALTYRRERLAGNPQLPSDDPVNFVMMTLVDFADPGLVVLPAHRLLGGMDASTLSNLQTKLASFFDVTTIPAKLPGAWDTLDKALKEEGKIRLVMYGLGGTENFTLLTLREIETASNLMPYFHSDIYKKLDVSVLDHIILEELMGLKTVEDPRIAFNFDRNDVVSRVKSGEFQLAFILNPMKAEVIKAISDVSDRMPRKSTYFFPKLPSGLVVYRFDSEANSKK